AGAGGTTCATCAAACAATTCATCGCTAGATGATGTGTGTCTTTATTTGGAACATGAGAATAGTCCAGAGAGTAAAGTTTGGCCTGATATTGCtgtattggaagaattttccaagGAGGAAACTGATAAGTTGAGAAAACAAGCCCTAGAAGATGCTGAAGAGTTCCATTTCCAatacgatgatgaagatgaacctgatgaagaatcgcataataataacaatgatggaattttcttctctaaACCTATTGTCACTAGTATCGATGTACCAGAATTGGGTAATAGAAAAGTAAACGAAGCTGAGCAGTTAAAGAAAGGTAGATTGAGACCAAGAAAACTAGCACCCTGGCATTTAAGAAGGAAGGCTTTAATGTCTTCGTCCTACCAAACTTTGAGAGATCATACGAAGCCATGTGATGATAATACTCATATGCGTGATAATTTCTTGGTGGGCCGTAACATTCAGTACCCTCCACATATTGTTAATAATAACCCTGAACACTTCAGGTTCACTTACTTCCGTGtagatttggattctaCAGTTCATTCACCAACTATTTCAGGTCTTTTGCAACCAggtcaaaaatttgaggAATTATTTGTGGCTCCCGTCTACACCGATACATCGTCCAAGAGATCTGTAAATACTTCTACTTCGAAAGCTGGCACACCTTCCAATCAACTGTCCAATAACGGTATTAAAGCTCTTAATTCCGTGGCGGCTACCACTTcggaattggaaaatgtacAACCTTTCTGGCTCGATGTTTTAAACCCCACCgaagaagagatgaaaGTTTTGAGTAAAGCATTTGGTATTCATCCTTTAACTACAGAAGATATCTTTTTGGGTGAAGCCCGtgaaaaagtggaattGTTTAGAGATTATTATTTGGTGTGCTTTAGAAGTTTTGATATTGTCGCTGAAAAGCATATACGCCGtagaaaggaaaaacaGCAACAGTTGGAAGCAATATCACCATTGTCTGAACGTGAAAGTTTACATAGATCTCAAAACTCAGGCAAACATCCATCAGGCTGGTTACAATCGTTGTTGCGTCGTCGTCGTAGATCATCAGCAACAAGAACAGTAACTAATTCTAGTGAAAGACGCCGCAGGACGgagaaggagaaagaagagaagcAAAGGTACAAGAGAAAATCTGGTGATCGTTATAAACCTCGTGAAGGTGAGTTGGAACCATTGAATGTTTACATCATTGTGTTTAGGACAGGTGTCTTGACTTTCCATTTTGCCCCCACCCCTCATCCTATCAATGTGAGAAGAAGAGCTAGGTTGCTGAAAGATTATCTAAATGTAAGCTCCGACTGGATTGCCTATGCATTGATTGATGATATCACAGATGCATTTGCCCCCATGATAGAACtaattgaagatgaagtgTACGACATTGAAGATGCAATTTTAAGAATGCATAGTTCAGATGATTCTAGCGACGATTCTGATGACGATAGTGAAGATAGTGATTCTGATCACGAATCATTTCCCTTCGATAGGACTTCACGTCGTTCTACTGTGACTTCTGGGTCTCGTTCTGATAGCTCAAGATTCACCAGATCTCATTCCACAGGTGAATCGACATTTAACGAAAACCTGATCGgttggaagaagaaaggtgACATGTTAAGACGTATTGGTGAATGTCGTAAACGTGTAATGAGTATTTTAAGACTACTGGGATCAAAGGCAGATGTGATTAAGGGTTTCTCTAAGCGTTGTAACGAACGCTGGGACGTTGCACCACGTTCAGAGATTGGTATGTACTTAGGTGACATCCAAGATCACATTATAACGATGGTATCATCACTAAACCACTacgaaaaattgttaaGCCGTTCTCATTCCAACTATTTGGCCCAAATCAATATTGACATGACCAAAGTTAACAACGATATGAATGACGTTTTGGGTAAAATAACCATCTTAGGTACTGTTGTCCTACCAATGAACGTCATGACAGGTTTATGGGGGATGAACGTTCTAGTTCCAGGCCAAGAGAGACCATCGTTAGCTTGGTTCTATGGTATCTTCGCTACTATGGTTATTATGGCATATACGGCTTATTTGTATACGAAGCGGAGGTTCGGGTTTTGAAATCTTACTAAGGCCCTGTCAACGACATGCGATGACTATAGTActataataataatagttAAATacaaagaacaagattAAAGATTGTTATTGAACATTGCTTTTGAGGATCGTAGGATTCTAACTAAGCACTATGACTGCTACCGATTTGCCTAATGGTGTATTTGACGCTACGTATGCTGTTCCTATGCATTGTGAAGGTTGTACGAATGACATAAGGAACTGTTTAAGTACAATACCAGgtgttaaagaattgagtTTTGATTTGAAGCAACAGATGATGAGTGTCAATGGTAATGCACCACCATCAAGTATCATTAAAGCATTGGAAAGATGCGGCAGAGATGCCATTATAAGAGGCACTGGTAAACCAAATACTTCTGCGGTGTCCATCTTGGAgacatttgaaaaaatcgatCTTACCAAAGACACCCCTGTTAGGGGGCTTGCACGTATAGTGGAGGTTGACGACAAGAAAACATTTTTCGATGTAACTTTGAATGGTGTTCCATACAAGGGGAAATACTACGCCAGCGTTCATGAAGATGGTGACATATCTGGAGGTCCAGCAAGTACGGGTGGAATATGGTATCGATTTGAAGACCCAATTGTTTGTAATGAACCAAGCGATTTAGatccaaaactttacaGTGGCCAAGCTTTTCTAAAGGCTCCAGTATCCGTTTGGGAAATGATAGGGCGTAGTTTTGTTGTAACGACCGGTGACGATCACTCAACTGGTAAGCATGATCAACACGAATACTGCGGTGTCATTGCACGTAGTGCAGGAATTTGGGAAAATGATAAGCAGGTGTGCGCATGCAGTGGTAAATCCATTTGGCAAGAGCGTAAAGATGCTTTACGTAACAATATTAAATGAATAAACAGTTAAACAAACAAAGTTAGAATGCGGTAGAGAAATACGATTTCTGTCATATAGTGAAGAGTTTAGTATGTCATCAGACGTTTCTTGGGAATTTAGCTCCCGGATcggcagcagcagcagcagcaccGGCAGCAGCACCGGCAGCAGCACCTTTGGGtacagcagcagcagcgCCACCAGCAATGGGTTCATTAACAGGAGGAGCAGCAGCACCACCCGCTACACCGGCTTGaggctgttgttgttgttgcatCAATTGTTGAGGGGCCTTCATTGGATTTTCAGGTTTTTTTTGTTCCGCGACTGCTGGCACACCTTGAATGCCAGCGGCTCCAACGCCTGCAGCACCATTTGCAGCACCTGCAGGGGCGGCAGGAGCAGCAGGGGCCGCTGCACCTGCGGCACCGTCAGGTTTATATTCCTTTTCGAGGTTTTTCACCTCTTGTTGTAATGCGACCTCATTGTTGAACTGGGCACCTGAAGCACCAactttttccatttcttccttttccttatcTTGAGATGACGCAAcggcagcagcagcagcagcggCATTCAACCTTTCAGCTGAAGGTGCCGCTTGATCCAATTCGTATTCACTCTCCTTATTTAGATCAGAGTAAGCAAATCTGAACAATAGAAAGAATCCCAGCAGTATTGAAGAGTAGAtcaatattttcttcatcggCGTAGTAAGGTAtccatttcttctcttattaccactaccaTTTTTGTATCGAGGTAACAGGTCTCTCTTCCTCCTAATTCCACCTTGCATTAGAAACGTCTTCCAAAGAGGATCTAGATCTACAGATAAACCAacttgaagatttcaattgaagagTCTTTTAAAGCCCAAAAACCGTACTTTAACCGGAAGTATGTATCGAAGTAATTTTTTCCAGCTTACGTTACAGAAGCAAGTGTATTCAAACTTCGACGAAATTTGAGCCCTTACGAGGAACACTAACTAAACGCGCGAGACCACGTGATGAACTAAACGACATAAAGGAAGCAGAACCGACATCTTTTCAGAACGAGCAGCTGCACAGTTAAGACGCTCGAGTATATCAAGGCTCCTTACTGTAAAAACACTCCAAAACATAAATTTTGCGTTTTACTTCAGAAACGTACACTGTTAAAATACGAGCACTCCAACATCAAGTTTACATGGTTGTTTGGCCGAGCGGTCTAAGGCGCCTGATTCAAGAGTTCGACTCTTACTGACAGCAAAAACTGTCAGGAAATCTCAGGTATCGCAAGATGCGTGAGTTCGAATCTCACAGCAACCACttcttttttgttttgtaAAACCGCTCAAACACCCACACACCCGAGACATTCGCATGCAGGAAATAGctaaaaaggaaaaaagaagctTCAGAGCAAAAAACAAGAAACAAACAATGATTCACCTTGCATCAGTCCACAACGGACGTCAAGGCAAGAAGCCCTGGGAAAAAGCTTAATTCTTGTCTAATCTGAACAGTCTCGTTTAGAACCCTCCCCTCCCCTCACTTCTACCTACTGTTCTAATGCGGTTGCTACCACAGTTGCTACCGCCATATAGCTACTGCCGTAGCTACCGCCATCAACGCTAAGATACCTAATGGTCTCATCTCACCTACAGAATATGACGACTTGGACCACCAATGACGCTGAAAAGCCAGTCCCGACTAGCGGGACCGACAAGCGGCACTCTTGACACAAAACGGCTACACATACAGCTTTTATCTCTCCCCTATGCCTTGTCCCCTGCTTCGGGGATAAAATTTGCGCCCAGAGCAAAATCGGAACAACGTTGTTCGACTTGATTATAGTTTAGCTCTAAAAACATTTACTCAAGGTACCTTACCTAACTATGCCATGTCTTTGACTTCTCTTACTGCTTGATTCGTTCCGCATTATCCGATTATTTACGCCTACGTGTATTTAGGTTTAAGCCAATGAATCGGGTATACCAATACGGTAGGATACGGCATGAATGCGCCATGCTTCAATGGCACTTTTCGATCCATCCGAGCTATTAACCCACCAATTAGCATATGCACCACCGCATCTTTACAGTATACAAACGCTTCACTACGTTAGTTCCAGTCGTTAACTATGGGAAAAACCCTGATCCGACGTAGTCCTAGGCAACAATTGTAAATCCCGGCTGGCCAAATTTAGTACTTCTACTTACTATTCTTGCGATAATGGGACAAATTCCTTTATTGTAACAGACAAAGCACCGGGAGTATCACAGTACTGCCGCTAGGACGAATAATAATGGTGCTTCTCATATCATGCGGCTCTCTATCGGATTGTCGTTAGAATTCGTTAATATTCACCAAAATACTATTCTAGCTGGCCCCGAGGGGTCACCCCACCATAATTAGTTGTCTAGAAGGCGAGCGACTAAAAAGCGCCCTGCAGGATTTACATCAATATAGCATTTATTGATACATAATGCAATTTATAAAATAGGAATATTGTTAGCACAGCAGTTGTTTAATTACTCGCTACCAAATAAGTTTGCAAAGGCCTCGGATTAGGCGTTCACCCAGAAACAACACTAGGTCTAATTGGTTTAAAATATAGACGGATAGATATTTTAATACCTTTtcataatttttttttacgTTGGAGTTAAGTTAAGCTTTTTGTTTAAAAGCACGAGAACAAGTCAATAAATAATAGGGTCAGAAAGAAAATACGGTAAAGAACAGTAACAATGAGTGGATTATTTCAAGACTACGATTCAAATGCAGCTGCAACAGCAGCTGCAAATATACCCGATGTCTTGCCTAAGGAGTTTCTTGCGGAAGATTTAATTACAGATTCACGTAATGATACCGCAACTTCGCTTTCCTTAGATTTGAGTAAAGAAGGTGGGTTCTCATCAGCAGGAGATAGCATTTCTAATTCAGCTTCTGCTAAGCATGACCAGGGAAACCAACAGAATTTGGTAGGGACATCACCTTTAGAAGCGCTAGAAACAACAAAATTACCGCTATCTACACCGATGTCCATGATAGAGAACACGAATACTAACTCCAATGCCGGTAATGGCAGTGGAATagatccaaatcttttgaataacAACTTGTTTATGGATTCACTCGGATTAAGTCCACCAACTGAGGAGTTGAGTGGACCTGACCCATATTCACAACCAAGTTTGAACTCGTTATTAGATGATTACGTTTCTACGGAGATGCTTCTGAACAATAATAACCAAGGCCCAATACAAGATACTGTCACCAGTCCCGTACCGGACGTGACTGGTTCAAGGGGTTCAATCTCACACTCGGTagatttttggaatttgcCCAACAATCCCAAGACAAGAAGACGTACGACTGGATTCACGGGAATTGATAGTGAACTGTCTGATGTTTTGAATGGGTACCATCTAAATTTAAGACGGAATTCCTTGAGTAATAATGTAGGTGGTGCACCACCGCCATCCCAACGGCATGGATTTAAAAAACAGCCGCAGAGAAGTTCAATGTCCGTCTTGGATGGTCCGTTGAACACAGATTTGTTTAACAAGATATATGAAAATGGCGTGTCGtcatcaaatttgaaaCTGGTCTCACCTTGGGAAAAGAATACGAATGGTGATGACGATCAAGGTTTACCTTCAAATTTAGAACCGATGATGTCACCCAAATCTCCAAAGAACGTTATTGGTACTGGCACTGGTAGCGGTACTGGCGGTAAACGGAGACCAGCGACGTCAAATCAGAACTTTATCAATCCCTCAATGGTTCTGTCTGACAATGCATCTACTTCTGCAAAGGTTGCCACTacaggtggtggtaatagCGAAGGGAGTTTTGATTTGTCTCTCGATCCACAGGCGATTATGCGCGAATCTCCGGGTCCGAATCAAGTGGAGGGGGGCATACCTTCACCACTAGTGTTACCGCAGGAGCTTTCTTCACCCTCACCTAAAGAACAAGAGGCTACAACGCTAGGGCAACAAGATCCATTACCGTTGGGGCAACAAGAGCCATTGCCATTGGGGCAACAAGAGCCATTACCGTTGGGAGTTCCAGAAACTCCGCTACCATTGACGGTGCCACAACAATCACAAGCACAAGCACAGGCGCAGCATGAAATCCAGAGTCCTCCTCGGCCACTTGCAGCACCTGCAGCAGCTAGAAGAAGGATGTCAACTGCCAACATAATGACTATTCACAATGGTAACGGTGCTGTTAATGTTCAAAACCAGCCTACAGTGTCAAGCAGAAAAAACAGTAGATCCATTACACCAATGAACGCATCCGATGAAGATGTGAAACCTTTTAAATGCAAAGAGTGTTCGAAGGCATTCCGTCGCAGTGAACATTTAAAAAGACATATCAGGTCTGTGCATTCAAGTGAACGACCATTTGCCTGTATGTTTTGCGAAAAGAAATTCAGCAGAAGTGATAATCTGTCCCAGCATTTAAAGACCCATAAGAAACATGGTGACTTttgattgattgattttattattattattattgttgttgttgttgttatcATTTCCCCTCCGTTCTTCCTTTATAAAGTGCATACTAGATAGATATGATACCAAGCGATATGAGTAAATGGTGCATGAGACTGATGATTACGAAATTGATTATAACGATAAGAATAACGataaaaaacaaacaaacaaaacaattgaaattgtagTATTCCAACTCCTTATATAATTATAAGTCactattattgtttttCCCATCTTATTGTTCTTGCGTATTGTTCTCGGTCCAGGTTCGCGTTGGCTCTTCAAGATGAGatggttgaaaaaaaaacacACATGTATGTATTATACAACATAAGTGTTAATGGTTGAAGAGATTTATATAGTATACCCCTTGACATACGTCTCCTATAATTATGTCTCAGCGATTGATAATACCGACACTAATACCCGAATGGGCtaatccaccaccatcGAATGAATCCGAATCGTCGACACCTTTAAGGCGAAGTCAGTCAAGGGAATCGTCATCACAGTTAAGACCCACCTACCATGGGATTATTGAGTCGAATCTGGACTCTATTACTGTTCAAATCAAACCATTGGCATCGTTAATTGAACATGAAAATCGGCGCAAGATTAATGAATTCAATTTAGGTTCATCTATTGGATATGGTCaatttggtaaagtttACAAAGCCCGTTTACAAAATCATATATATGCTATCAAAAGTATTGCAAAGAAACCATGGAATGCTCAACAGTATTCTATGAATCAAACAATGAGACAGATTAAATTATGGAGACATCAAGGCGGTGGTTATAACCTTACAGGTGATGAAGCAgttatgatgatgaatgtACAAAAATGTCGATGGGAAATTTATATCCTTAGCAAATTACGCTCACCTTATGTGGTACAGTTACacaaatttttggattcacCTGTGAGTAAAGCTATTTGGATAGTTAACGAATGGTGTAGCTTAGGCGAGCTGGAGTGGAAGAGAAATTCCGTGGATGAAATTCCAGTACAGTGGTCTCAAATGATAGGAGAGTGCGATGATGTATTAACATTTGTGGAAAAAGCATTACACGATTTGACACAAGGATTAGCGTATTTGAAGAGTCAAGGCTGTATTCATCGTGACATTAAGCCATCAAACATCTTAGTTGATGGTAAACAAAAGCTACTAAAATTATCAGATTTTGGTTGCTCAATTTTGTCACCGCAAGTATTgccatttgaagatgattcaTTAACTGAGTGTTTCCAGGCggaattgaataaaattgtaGGGACACCGGCTTTCATTGCACCTGAATTATGTCAATTCGGTAATCCAGGAGCAGATGATGTTAAGGATGGATTTAAATTAGACGTTTGGTCAACAGGTGTGACGTTATATGGATTATTGTACAACGAACTCCCGTTTTACGGTGAAAGCGAATTTGATACTTATCACAAAGTAATTCACAAGACATTGGAAAACCGTCTAAACGGTAATAGAGTTAACGATTTAATCATTGGTAGAATGCTAGAAAAGGATCCTCAGATTAGAATAGGTGCGGAAAAgttacaagaattggtaaTACTGGACCATAAATCCTTTACTGCTTCTGTGAAACAGGGAAAACCTACAACAGCGGCAATAGCAAGAAAATCCACAACCGAAAAGCATCCAACGAGTATACAAAagtttttcaccaaatttttcaaattaagGAAAAAGGATAAAAGTACAAAAAAATCTGTAGCCAAATCTTCGAATTCTTCCGCTAACTCTCCAACAATATCACCGGGAACTTTTAACTCAACAGTGGGTGCGCCACCAAACAGTGACCCCTTAAGTAAACCAAGCCCAAGTCCGAGACCCAGTCCATTCCCTCAAGATGACGATTTTAGCGAGCCAAGTCTACATTCATCATTATCGTCCTTTGAAGAACCTGTACAAGTCTCGGATCTTTTCAAGCAAGACAGTGCGCCTTTAAATAAACAAGTGAGCCCACCTCCAAGTGATAGTGGCATAGTAGAAAGTACAATGTCAGCATCGGAAAGCGAACCGCGCAGACTAGATGAATACCGACTTCCACGGTCCAGTCACAAGTCTTCTCATGCAACATCACCAGAACTTAGCCACCCACATGCGGGAAACACAAGCTTGGCAGATGCAAATTACGAGGATGAACCAAGAAAACTTGATAGTTACGACCTTCCGCAACACCATGATTATCCAACCCATTCACGTCAATTTAGCACAGAAGTTTCAGAAATGCATTCTTCTCACGGTAGTTTTGAGTTGAAGACACCACCAGAACTAGCTCGCATGATCCATTCCCGACAACCAAGTAATTTGGATGGACAGACAAGCCGAGACATTAACCTAACCAATCATTCACATCCTAGCTTTCAGCTGAGTTTGAAGGAGGGAACGGAGGATTCTTACTACGACACAAGCATCGCTAGCAAACAACCCAGTTTCCAATTAAGCGTACCTCCAGAGATAATCCAAGAGAGAAGTCCACCACCTGTAAATCCAACTCCACAACCATCAGGTGGGTCTAGAAATTTATACCAACACCGTCATCAACCTAATGCTAGCACTTCAACGTCCTCAAGTTCACCGATAAAGATCCCAACCCCGATGAAAGCTCTTATACACTTGGGGAATTCTCCGGTTAAAGAAGGAACAGCAACAGATACAGCACAACACGATTCTCCATTGAAGGACCAAGGACAAAATCAAGCTCATAAAGCTAACGGACTAGCCCACTCAAAGGATATTTCCAACTTCCAAAACTACATATTTCAGCAGGGAACTAACGACGCGGGACCACAGGACAAGCACAAATCAGTTCTTACAGAAGATCTTATTGAAAAGTATCTGAACTACGCTGATAACAGTCAATCGTAATCATAAAAAGAGGCATTGAGGTCATCAATAGGCTTTTGAGCGAGTGGTCAATGAACGGATGACCTCATCGCGAAATTAGTGAGCGCCGCGTTTGaatatttttctttttcattgTGGGAACTCAATGCGTTCAAACATCAAGACCTCCTACTGTAGGCCGCAAACAAAAAAGATCTGAAGGGGATCAATCTTCTACAACTTCTCGCACTATTCCTTTGTTACTAGTTCTTAAGAGACGAGTATTGAGTGGAGTTGCTTAACAACTTCTGGTAGCGTTGGCGAAGTTGACTGAATTTTGGGAAGGTACTAGGAACGGACTTTTTAGCTGGAGGAAACCCGGCCAATATCGAAATAGAATTAATTGTATTAGGGCTTGTACGTATGAGATTTTAACAAAAAGTAAGAGATTTGATAAAAGCGGATATAGGTAAATCAGAAATAGCGATAACCAAATCCGAGATCTCAGTTCAATTCAATAGATTCGTTTGTTTACcttcaattggttattTGTGTCACTTGCTGCAAGGTGAAATATTGGTTTCCTTTTGGGGTCAGATCAAAACCAAATCATGGTAAGATTTCTGTCTTTTAATTCTCCAAATGAGACCGATGTTGATGATAGTAATAAAAACGGTAACAATCTAATGCGTAAGATGGCGTTAGGTAGTAAGTTTGGTGATGAGAATGGGGGGCTGTTAAAGAATATTCATTCGTTTTTGAGACCAAGGAGAAGAAATAGTAATACGAGCGGTAGTACGAGCCGCAGTAGTGGTAAAGAGGAGGTATTAGACCAGGACCAGGACCAAGATCAGGATCAGGATCAGGATGAAGATATGAATGTTATGAATTTTAATTTTCAAGATGGCAGTTCAAGCccatcatcgtcatctgGATTTAATCAAAGTGGTAGTGCATCACCACTGCCCGCCATACGGAAAAGTGTTTCCACATTAATGACGGATACGAAGAACACTAATATTAGTGGTAATGTCAATACTAACAATAACCCTGTGGATCAGAACCTGGTAATGGAAGAACTCTTCAACCAGCCAATTCCGCCATCAAGATCTTTGCACAGAAGTGGTAGTTCTGCATCTATAAGCCCCTCTAGAAGACCACCGGGTCTTTTTAGACATAGCAGTCTAAGTTCAAACCGTAAAGATCGCAAATCAATGAGGAATGGTCCAAGAATGGGCGGCAGTCTGCGTAAGATGAGTACAATGGATTCACCTGTAAGTGACATCTTCGGGCCACCGCCTCctaaatttcattcaagGTCAAGTAGTAACTCACTTCACACTACTAGAAGGAAGGCTATAGAATCTAGACTTTCACAGAGTTCCATACCTCATTTTTATGATGAAAACTGTTCATCTGATAATTACCCAAGAATTACCGCGGAAACTTTACAAACAATTATGGATTACGGTATCCATAAACCTCAATATGACTCGTTCTGTATCATCGACTGTAGATTCGAATACGAGTTCAAGGGGGGTCATATTAGCAATGCATTAAACATTTGTTCAAGGGAAGGCTTGGAACTGGAATTTATCCAAGAAATACGTCCCTTCCCCACActtttgatcttttatTGTGAATTCAGTGCTTACAGAAGTCCATTAATGGCGTCACATTTAAGAAACTGTGATCGTATCTCTAATTATGAAGAGTACCCAAATCTTTTCTATCcagatattttaattttggAAGGTGGTTATAaaagtttctttgataaatttccaCATCTTTGTTACCCATGTAATTACGTGAGAATGAATTCCACAGAAAATTTAAACGATAGAGATCAAGAACTGGATAGATTCAGACAAGATTCTAAGAAGATGGTCTCTAGAAATAGCTCCTCAAGCCGGATAACTACAATGTCAATGTCGACGTCATCCATCATTAATAAACAGCCACTACAACCAACAAGGGGACCATCACTCACTCATAAAACCAACAGTTCAACGTCATCacctttcttcaaatatgAACCACCTCCAAAACTTTCATTATCCAAACATGGAAATAGTCCATTTCTCAGCAGTGATGAATCTTGCTCTTCAAGTCGCATGTCATTCTCTAATAGTCCTAACTTAAGTTCTAGCAAGATGCTTGCTGT
The genomic region above belongs to Zygosaccharomyces rouxii strain CBS732 chromosome F complete sequence and contains:
- the MIH1 gene encoding putative tyrosine protein phosphatase MIH1 (some similarities with uniprot|P23748 Saccharomyces cerevisiae YMR036C MIH1 Protein tyrosine phosphatase involved in cell cycle control regulates the phosphorylation state of Cdc28p homolog of S. pombe cdc25); the encoded protein is MVRFLSFNSPNETDVDDSNKNGNNLMRKMALGSKFGDENGGLLKNIHSFLRPRRRNSNTSGSTSRSSGKEEVLDQDQDQDQDQDQDEDMNVMNFNFQDGSSSPSSSSGFNQSGSASPLPAIRKSVSTLMTDTKNTNISGNVNTNNNPVDQNLVMEELFNQPIPPSRSLHRSGSSASISPSRRPPGLFRHSSLSSNRKDRKSMRNGPRMGGSLRKMSTMDSPVSDIFGPPPPKFHSRSSSNSLHTTRRKAIESRLSQSSIPHFYDENCSSDNYPRITAETLQTIMDYGIHKPQYDSFCIIDCRFEYEFKGGHISNALNICSREGLELEFIQEIRPFPTLLIFYCEFSAYRSPLMASHLRNCDRISNYEEYPNLFYPDILILEGGYKSFFDKFPHLCYPCNYVRMNSTENLNDRDQELDRFRQDSKKMVSRNSSSSRITTMSMSTSSIINKQPLQPTRGPSLTHKTNSSTSSPFFKYEPPPKLSLSKHGNSPFLSSDESCSSSRMSFSNSPNLSSSKMLAVDALEVESCYSFDDNESTFTTSPGPFGTPTMSGGGAGHGGAGHYNKHDLEYNNSSLNPVKKSLFPDILLEEENERVK
- the ELM1 gene encoding serine/threonine protein kinase ELM1 (similar to uniprot|P32801 Saccharomyces cerevisiae YKL048C ELM1 Serine/threonine protein kinase that regulates cellular morphogenesis septin behavior and cytokinesis required for the regulation of other kinases forms part of the bud neck ring), whose translation is MSQRLIIPTLIPEWANPPPSNESESSTPLRRSQSRESSSQLRPTYHGIIESNLDSITVQIKPLASLIEHENRRKINEFNLGSSIGYGQFGKVYKARLQNHIYAIKSIAKKPWNAQQYSMNQTMRQIKLWRHQGGGYNLTGDEAVMMMNVQKCRWEIYILSKLRSPYVVQLHKFLDSPVSKAIWIVNEWCSLGELEWKRNSVDEIPVQWSQMIGECDDVLTFVEKALHDLTQGLAYLKSQGCIHRDIKPSNILVDGKQKLLKLSDFGCSILSPQVLPFEDDSLTECFQAELNKIVGTPAFIAPELCQFGNPGADDVKDGFKLDVWSTGVTLYGLLYNELPFYGESEFDTYHKVIHKTLENRLNGNRVNDLIIGRMLEKDPQIRIGAEKLQELVILDHKSFTASVKQGKPTTAAIARKSTTEKHPTSIQKFFTKFFKLRKKDKSTKKSVAKSSNSSANSPTISPGTFNSTVGAPPNSDPLSKPSPSPRPSPFPQDDDFSEPSLHSSLSSFEEPVQVSDLFKQDSAPLNKQVSPPPSDSGIVESTMSASESEPRRLDEYRLPRSSHKSSHATSPELSHPHAGNTSLADANYEDEPRKLDSYDLPQHHDYPTHSRQFSTEVSEMHSSHGSFELKTPPELARMIHSRQPSNLDGQTSRDINLTNHSHPSFQLSLKEGTEDSYYDTSIASKQPSFQLSVPPEIIQERSPPPVNPTPQPSGGSRNLYQHRHQPNASTSTSSSSPIKIPTPMKALIHLGNSPVKEGTATDTAQHDSPLKDQGQNQAHKANGLAHSKDISNFQNYIFQQGTNDAGPQDKHKSVLTEDLIEKYLNYADNSQS